The Streptomyces sp. NBC_01268 genome segment GCGAGGGTGCCGAACTTGGTGACGCTGTACGGGGCCATGAGCGGGCTCGGCAGGAGGCCGCCGACGGAGGAGACGTTGACGACCCAGGCCTGCTCGCCGCGCTCCAGCATGCGCGGGACGAAGGCCCGGATGCCGTTGACGTAGCCGCCGACGTTGATCCGCAGCATGGCGTCCCAGCGCTCGGCGGGGATCTCCCACGAGTAGCCCATGGCCATGATCCCGGCGTTGTTGACCAGGAGGTCGACCACGCCGAACCGGGTGTACGCCGTGTCGGCGAGCGCCTCGACGGAAGCGGGGTCGGCGACGTCGGTGACGACGGCCTCGACCTCGGCGCCGGTGGCCCGCAGCTCCTCGGCGAAGGCGGCGAGGCGGTCGGCGGCGACATCGGCGAGCACCAGCTTCATGCCGAGCGCGGCGGCGTGCCGGGCGAGTCCGGCGCCGATGCCGGAGGAGGCTCCGGTGATGACGGCCGTGCGCCC includes the following:
- a CDS encoding SDR family NAD(P)-dependent oxidoreductase, yielding MSAADTFAGRTAVITGASSGIGAGLARHAAALGMKLVLADVAADRLAAFAEELRATGAEVEAVVTDVADPASVEALADTAYTRFGVVDLLVNNAGIMAMGYSWEIPAERWDAMLRINVGGYVNGIRAFVPRMLERGEQAWVVNVSSVGGLLPSPLMAPYSVTKFGTLALSESLHYELLMKGAPIQVSVVTPGSVRSEIFKAARPGEDEPPEIAAFNEQLQRLADEHGLTPEEHAERVFEMVAEGKYWAIPQPEQLFPALQPRTDMILGQENPRLRLGG